A portion of the Faecalibacterium sp. I3-3-89 genome contains these proteins:
- a CDS encoding S-layer homology domain-containing protein, whose amino-acid sequence MKKRFLAFLLAVCVAVSMLVLPASAVGSNAAVQTATALGGLTAEQSASLGAPLTRGQAARLLTAFSAYRDTAAAQGRTGRLYSDVDSDSPYAVYIRTAVQNGWMTGYSDGSFRPDNAVTLEEACTMALRLLGYDVASLGGTFPSAQLNKASALGLRNDISARQGEVLTLEQGTVLFYNALTAMNGSGQVYASTLGFAVSNGQVDISSVLLDNVKGPFVADAATALPFAPAAIYRNDEVTTSAALSPYDVYYYNESARTLWIYNKRAAGRVTAVSPSASAPTSVTVAGVSYTIASPSVAYQLSSLSGGGVGQVVTLLLGMNDAAVSVLTGEEADAVFYGVVQSSSRTLVETNSAEVQQAVSIMCTDGTARTVNVNNKLNFPAGKLVEVRVDEGGESVKSISPRPVSGTIRADGTALGDTPFADNVQILDTTSEGVAGAVRPSRLSGVTLSENDVRYYTTNAAGEIDRVILNDVTGDLWEYAALDSVRRLTDEAAKKIDKKISEKAQDAAKEAAGLPTTTTTTTTVKKTDEETFQDVKNILVPSTSDVLYGLIDGSIVSSTWNTLTGKTDQLFSYVLRRTGDSVGGTLGDFLNYLGEGATYVCYTGGKQVAYSTATKYPIVAGGIAIGRSADGKAINRMLQLSPVVIDRLGAASVMSGDKRYETADDMQVYLWSNGQYFATSLPKVNTEDYKLIGWYDNFGCAGGKKIRILVAVKTN is encoded by the coding sequence ATGAAAAAAAGATTCCTCGCATTCCTGCTGGCCGTCTGCGTGGCGGTTTCCATGCTGGTGCTGCCCGCCTCGGCGGTCGGCTCCAATGCGGCAGTCCAGACGGCGACGGCGCTGGGCGGTCTGACCGCCGAGCAGTCCGCTTCTCTGGGCGCGCCCCTCACCCGTGGGCAGGCGGCCCGTCTCCTGACGGCTTTCTCGGCCTACCGCGACACCGCCGCAGCACAGGGCCGCACCGGCCGTCTGTACAGCGATGTGGACAGCGATTCGCCCTACGCCGTCTACATCCGCACCGCCGTCCAGAACGGCTGGATGACCGGCTACTCCGATGGCAGCTTCCGCCCGGACAATGCCGTTACGCTGGAGGAGGCCTGCACCATGGCCCTCCGCCTGCTGGGCTACGATGTGGCGAGCCTCGGCGGCACCTTCCCCTCGGCCCAGCTCAATAAGGCGAGCGCACTGGGCCTGCGCAATGACATCAGCGCCCGTCAGGGCGAGGTGCTGACCCTCGAGCAGGGCACCGTGCTCTTCTACAATGCCCTCACGGCCATGAACGGCAGCGGTCAGGTCTACGCCTCCACGCTGGGCTTTGCGGTGAGCAACGGTCAGGTGGACATCTCCTCCGTCCTGCTGGACAACGTCAAAGGCCCCTTCGTGGCCGATGCGGCCACGGCCCTGCCCTTTGCCCCGGCGGCCATCTACCGCAACGACGAAGTCACCACCTCTGCGGCCCTCTCGCCCTATGATGTCTACTATTATAATGAGAGCGCCCGCACCCTGTGGATCTACAATAAGCGTGCCGCAGGCCGTGTGACGGCGGTCTCGCCCTCGGCCAGCGCCCCGACCTCTGTGACTGTGGCCGGGGTCAGCTACACCATCGCCTCGCCCTCCGTGGCCTACCAGCTGTCCTCCCTGTCCGGCGGCGGCGTGGGTCAGGTGGTCACGCTGCTGCTGGGCATGAACGACGCCGCAGTCTCCGTCCTCACCGGGGAGGAGGCCGACGCCGTATTTTACGGCGTGGTGCAGTCCTCATCCCGCACCCTCGTGGAGACCAACAGCGCCGAGGTGCAGCAGGCCGTCTCCATCATGTGCACCGACGGCACGGCCCGCACCGTCAACGTAAACAATAAGCTCAATTTCCCGGCGGGCAAGCTGGTGGAGGTCCGCGTGGACGAGGGCGGCGAGAGCGTTAAGTCCATCTCGCCCCGTCCGGTCAGCGGCACCATCCGCGCCGACGGCACCGCACTGGGCGACACCCCGTTTGCAGACAACGTGCAGATCCTTGATACGACGTCGGAGGGTGTGGCTGGGGCAGTTCGCCCCAGCCGCCTATCGGGGGTAACGCTGAGTGAGAACGACGTCCGCTACTACACCACCAACGCCGCCGGTGAGATCGACCGGGTCATCCTCAACGATGTGACCGGCGACCTGTGGGAGTATGCCGCGCTGGATTCCGTCCGCCGCCTGACGGACGAAGCCGCTAAGAAGATCGACAAGAAGATCAGCGAGAAGGCGCAGGACGCCGCAAAGGAGGCCGCAGGCCTCCCCACGACGACAACGACCACCACCACGGTGAAGAAGACCGACGAGGAGACCTTTCAGGACGTGAAGAACATTCTGGTGCCCAGCACCAGCGATGTGCTCTACGGCCTCATCGACGGCAGCATCGTCAGCTCTACCTGGAACACCCTCACCGGCAAGACGGACCAGCTCTTCAGCTATGTGCTCCGCCGCACCGGTGACAGTGTGGGCGGCACGCTGGGCGATTTCCTCAACTATCTGGGCGAGGGTGCCACCTACGTCTGCTACACCGGCGGCAAGCAGGTGGCCTACAGCACCGCCACCAAGTATCCCATCGTGGCGGGCGGCATCGCCATCGGCCGCTCTGCCGACGGCAAGGCCATCAACCGGATGCTCCAGCTCTCGCCGGTGGTCATCGACAGGCTGGGCGCGGCTTCGGTCATGAGCGGGGACAAGCGGTATGAGACCGCCGACGATATGCAGGTCTATCTGTGGTCGAACGGCCAGTATTTCGCCACCTCGCTGCCCAAGGTCAACACCGAGGACTACAAGCTCATCGGCTGGTACGACAACTTCGGCTGCGCAGGCGGAAAGAAGATCCGCATCCTCGTGGCCGTCAAGACGAACTGA
- a CDS encoding LytR/AlgR family response regulator transcription factor, with translation MIRIALVEDEAEVRAQLQGYVQRHTRQYGTEFAVTEFADGMELMDDYRPVYDVLFLDVEMKHLDGMETARRVRELDKDVIIVFITNMAQYAIGGYAVGALDYVLKPVPYFAFSQQLRKVEEQLRRRVRHYLALPVEGGLRRLDSSLIYYLESEGHRVHFYTEEGDFAAAGTLKAFEEKLAERPFARCNSGYLVNLAQVKGVQQGMVQVGPYELQLSRPRRKAFLAALADHIGGGGA, from the coding sequence ATGATACGCATCGCTCTGGTGGAGGACGAGGCAGAGGTGCGGGCGCAGCTGCAAGGCTATGTGCAGCGGCACACCCGGCAGTATGGCACCGAGTTTGCTGTGACGGAGTTCGCCGACGGGATGGAGCTGATGGATGATTACCGCCCGGTGTACGATGTCCTGTTTCTGGACGTGGAGATGAAGCATCTGGATGGGATGGAGACGGCCCGGCGGGTGCGGGAGCTGGACAAGGACGTCATCATCGTCTTCATCACGAATATGGCCCAGTACGCCATCGGCGGGTACGCGGTGGGTGCGCTGGACTATGTGCTCAAACCGGTGCCCTACTTTGCCTTTTCGCAGCAGCTCCGGAAGGTGGAGGAGCAGCTGCGCCGCCGGGTGCGGCACTATCTGGCCCTGCCGGTGGAGGGCGGGCTTCGGCGGCTGGACTCCTCCCTCATCTATTATCTGGAAAGCGAGGGCCACCGCGTCCACTTCTACACCGAGGAGGGGGACTTCGCGGCGGCGGGCACCCTGAAAGCCTTCGAGGAGAAGCTGGCTGAGCGGCCCTTTGCCCGCTGCAACAGCGGCTACCTCGTCAATCTGGCGCAGGTGAAGGGGGTGCAGCAGGGGATGGTGCAGGTAGGACCCTATGAATTGCAGCTGAGCCGGCCCCGGCGGAAAGCTTTCCTCGCGGCGCTGGCCGACCACATCGGAGGTGGAGGCGCATGA